From Klebsiella electrica, the proteins below share one genomic window:
- a CDS encoding GNAT family N-acetyltransferase codes for MITWQDLHHAELTVPQLYALLQLRCAVFIVEQNCPYQDIDGDDLIGDNRHLLGWRGDELVACARILKSDEDIEPVVIGRVIVSPAVRGEKLGYQLMEQALASCRRHWPHKAIYLGAQAHLQRFYASFGFQPVTDIYDEDGIAHIGMACEAVAG; via the coding sequence ATGATTACATGGCAGGATCTTCACCACGCAGAGCTGACCGTTCCGCAGCTGTACGCTTTGCTGCAACTACGTTGCGCGGTATTTATCGTCGAACAAAACTGCCCTTATCAGGATATTGACGGCGACGACCTGATTGGTGATAACCGCCATCTGCTCGGCTGGCGAGGCGATGAGCTGGTCGCCTGCGCGCGCATTTTGAAAAGCGACGAGGATATTGAACCGGTGGTGATTGGTCGGGTCATTGTCAGCCCGGCGGTGCGCGGCGAGAAACTGGGGTATCAGCTGATGGAGCAGGCGCTGGCCAGCTGTCGTCGTCATTGGCCGCACAAGGCTATCTATCTCGGCGCCCAGGCGCACCTGCAACGTTTTTACGCCAGCTTCGGTTTTCAGCCGGTGACCGACATTTATGATGAGGACGGTATTGCGCATATCGGCATGGCCTGCGAAGCGGTCGCCGGTTAA
- the menF gene encoding isochorismate synthase MenF, whose amino-acid sequence MLSVSTALERLRDCLSDDFPPSSGTRIFDIPFPLHDAFDPLLWCGHQAQWPQFYWQQRNGDEELAALGAVKIFPSLAEAHGFLQRQGLADLRICGLNAFNPQEGTLFLPRLEWRRVGGKATLRLLLSSETSLREEASAAREFLQALTPEQAQPAALPPVLSEQHSPDYPQWYALIEQATQAIAAGEMDKVVLARATDVRFALPPDPLAIVAASRRSNHRCFHFMMAFNAQRTFFGSTPERLWRRRGTLLRTEALAGTVASHPDDRQAQLLADWLMKDDKNQRENMLVVEDICQRLQDDVRSLDVLPPQVVRLRKVQHLRRCIWAELYRPDDTRCLHQLQPTAAVAGLPRRAALAFITRHEPFIREWYAGSAGYLALAQSEFCVALRSALVENATLRLYAGAGIVSGSDPEQEWQEIENKAAGLRSLLLTKA is encoded by the coding sequence GTGCTGTCTGTTTCCACTGCGCTGGAACGCTTACGTGACTGCCTGTCTGACGATTTTCCGCCGTCGTCCGGTACGCGAATTTTCGATATCCCTTTCCCGCTTCATGACGCTTTTGACCCCCTTCTGTGGTGCGGTCATCAAGCGCAGTGGCCGCAGTTTTACTGGCAGCAGCGCAATGGCGATGAAGAGCTTGCCGCGCTTGGCGCGGTCAAAATCTTCCCCTCTTTGGCCGAGGCTCATGGCTTCTTGCAGCGTCAGGGGCTGGCGGATTTACGTATTTGCGGCCTGAACGCGTTTAACCCGCAGGAAGGGACGCTATTTTTGCCGCGGCTGGAGTGGCGTCGGGTCGGGGGAAAAGCCACCCTGCGTCTGCTGCTGAGTAGCGAGACGTCACTGCGCGAAGAGGCCAGCGCGGCCCGGGAATTTCTCCAGGCGCTCACCCCTGAGCAGGCGCAGCCCGCCGCTCTGCCGCCGGTGCTCAGCGAGCAGCACTCCCCGGACTATCCGCAATGGTATGCGTTGATTGAGCAGGCAACTCAGGCGATTGCCGCAGGGGAGATGGATAAAGTGGTGCTCGCGCGGGCCACCGATGTCCGGTTTGCTCTGCCGCCGGATCCGCTGGCGATCGTGGCCGCCAGCCGACGTAGCAATCACCGCTGTTTTCATTTCATGATGGCCTTTAACGCGCAGCGGACATTCTTTGGTTCAACGCCGGAGCGGCTGTGGCGTCGGCGCGGGACGCTGCTGCGCACCGAAGCGCTGGCCGGGACCGTTGCCAGCCATCCCGACGATCGCCAGGCGCAGTTGTTGGCCGACTGGCTGATGAAAGATGATAAAAACCAGCGCGAGAATATGCTGGTGGTGGAGGATATCTGCCAGCGTCTGCAGGATGACGTCCGTTCGCTGGACGTCCTGCCGCCGCAGGTGGTGCGGCTGCGTAAAGTACAGCATCTGCGCCGTTGCATCTGGGCTGAACTCTACCGGCCTGACGATACCCGCTGCCTGCATCAGCTGCAGCCGACCGCCGCGGTCGCAGGATTACCGCGTCGGGCGGCGCTGGCCTTTATTACCCGCCATGAACCTTTCATCCGGGAATGGTACGCCGGTTCCGCTGGCTACCTGGCGCTGGCGCAAAGCGAATTTTGCGTGGCCCTGCGTTCGGCGCTCGTCGAAAATGCCACGCTCAGGCTGTATGCCGGCGCCGGGATTGTCAGCGGTTCCGATCCTGAGCAGGAGTGGCAGGAGATAGAAAATAAGGCGGCGGGGCTGCGTTCATTATTACTGACAAAAGCGTAG
- the menD gene encoding 2-succinyl-5-enolpyruvyl-6-hydroxy-3-cyclohexene-1-carboxylic-acid synthase — protein MSVSAFNRRWAAVILEALTRHGVQHICIAPGSRSTPLTLAAAENRAFIPHTHFDERGLGHLALGLAKASRQPVAVIVTSGTATANLYPALIEAGLTGEKLILLTADRPPELIDCGANQAIRQPGMFASHPSQTLSLPRPSQDVPARWLVSTIDQALGALHSGGIHINCPFAEPLYGEMDDTGVEWQQQLGAWWQSDKPWLRHSLQLESEKQRDWFFWRQKRGVVVAGRMSAAEGKKVAGWAKTLGWPLIGDVLSQTGQPLPCADLWLANGKAVSELQQAQIVVQLGSSLTGKRVLQWQATCEPEEYWVVDDLPGRLDPAHHRGRRLICPVEQWLDLHPAESRQPWATTIPVLSRQAWQAAAERSEAFGEAQLAHRIRRYLPDQGQLFVGNSLVVRLIDALAQLPAGYPVYSNRGASGIDGLLATAAGVQRASARPTLAIVGDLSALYDLNSLALLRQASAPLVLMVVNNNGGQIFSLLPTPQDQRRQFYLMPQDVNFGHAAAMFGLHYHRPDSWEALEAALAGAWQLPGATLIELVVNETEGTHTLQQLLAQVSRL, from the coding sequence ATGTCAGTAAGCGCATTTAACCGACGCTGGGCGGCGGTGATCCTCGAAGCATTGACTCGCCACGGCGTGCAGCATATTTGTATTGCGCCGGGCTCGCGCTCGACACCTCTTACCCTGGCTGCGGCGGAAAACCGCGCGTTTATTCCCCACACTCATTTCGATGAGCGCGGTCTTGGCCATCTGGCGCTGGGGCTGGCAAAAGCCAGCCGGCAGCCGGTGGCGGTGATTGTCACGTCCGGAACGGCGACGGCTAACCTCTATCCGGCCTTAATTGAGGCGGGCCTGACCGGTGAAAAGCTGATCCTGCTTACCGCCGATCGTCCCCCGGAGCTGATTGACTGCGGCGCGAATCAGGCTATCCGCCAGCCGGGGATGTTTGCCTCTCATCCCTCGCAGACGCTGTCGTTGCCGCGCCCGTCGCAGGATGTGCCCGCGCGCTGGCTGGTGTCGACGATTGATCAGGCGCTGGGCGCCCTGCATTCCGGCGGTATCCATATCAACTGTCCGTTCGCCGAACCGCTGTATGGCGAGATGGATGATACCGGCGTGGAGTGGCAGCAGCAGCTCGGCGCGTGGTGGCAAAGCGATAAACCCTGGCTGCGGCACTCCCTGCAGCTGGAAAGCGAAAAGCAGCGCGACTGGTTTTTCTGGCGGCAAAAGCGGGGCGTTGTCGTCGCGGGCCGCATGAGCGCCGCTGAAGGTAAAAAAGTTGCCGGGTGGGCAAAAACGCTCGGCTGGCCGCTGATTGGCGATGTCCTTTCCCAGACCGGGCAGCCGCTGCCGTGCGCCGACCTGTGGCTGGCGAACGGCAAAGCGGTGAGCGAACTGCAGCAGGCGCAAATCGTTGTGCAGCTGGGCAGCAGCCTCACCGGTAAACGCGTGCTGCAGTGGCAGGCCACCTGTGAACCGGAAGAATACTGGGTCGTGGACGATCTCCCCGGTCGCCTCGACCCGGCCCATCACCGCGGTCGTCGGCTGATTTGCCCGGTGGAACAGTGGCTGGATCTGCATCCGGCGGAAAGCCGCCAGCCGTGGGCGACGACGATCCCTGTGCTGTCGCGACAGGCCTGGCAGGCGGCGGCCGAGCGCAGTGAGGCGTTTGGCGAAGCCCAGCTGGCTCACCGGATTCGCCGCTATCTTCCGGATCAGGGGCAGCTGTTTGTCGGTAACAGCCTGGTGGTTCGGTTAATTGATGCCCTGGCGCAGTTGCCGGCGGGATACCCGGTTTACAGCAACCGCGGCGCCAGCGGTATTGATGGCCTGCTGGCGACGGCGGCAGGGGTCCAGCGAGCCAGCGCCCGCCCGACCCTGGCGATCGTCGGCGATCTTTCCGCGCTCTACGATCTGAACTCGCTGGCGTTGCTGCGTCAGGCCTCTGCGCCGCTGGTGCTGATGGTGGTAAACAACAACGGCGGACAGATCTTCTCTTTACTGCCGACGCCGCAGGATCAACGGCGGCAGTTTTATCTGATGCCGCAGGATGTTAATTTCGGCCATGCGGCGGCGATGTTTGGCCTTCATTATCACCGTCCGGACAGCTGGGAGGCTCTGGAAGCGGCGCTGGCTGGCGCCTGGCAGCTTCCTGGCGCCACGCTGATTGAGCTGGTGGTGAATGAGACGGAAGGCACCCATACTTTGCAACAGCTGCTGGCGCAGGTCAGTCGGCTATGA
- the menH gene encoding 2-succinyl-6-hydroxy-2,4-cyclohexadiene-1-carboxylate synthase, with the protein MSLHARCEKGQSGYPWLVFLHGFSGDSREWQTVGAAFSAYPRLYIDLPGHGGSREVRVSGFAEVSLRLAETLAHYHVRDYWLIGYSLGGRIALFFAGQPRRGLCGLVVEGGHPGLQDARQRRQRACRDAAWAERFRREPLAQVFADWYQQPVFASLSTPQREALVALRSHNSGASLAAMLEATSLAVQPDLRAQLRARRYPVHYLCGERDAKFRAIARDVAATTHIIHHAGHNAHRENPAAVVSCLAQFLAS; encoded by the coding sequence ATGAGTCTGCACGCCCGGTGCGAAAAGGGGCAGTCGGGCTATCCCTGGCTGGTGTTTTTACACGGTTTTTCCGGCGACAGCCGGGAGTGGCAAACGGTGGGCGCCGCGTTCAGCGCTTATCCGCGGTTGTATATTGATCTGCCGGGTCACGGTGGTTCGCGCGAGGTCAGGGTCAGCGGTTTTGCTGAGGTCAGCCTGCGGCTGGCGGAAACGCTGGCGCACTATCATGTCCGGGACTACTGGTTGATTGGCTACTCGCTGGGCGGGCGTATTGCGCTGTTTTTTGCCGGTCAGCCGCGGCGCGGGCTGTGTGGGCTGGTTGTCGAGGGGGGGCATCCCGGCCTGCAGGATGCGCGCCAACGCCGCCAGCGTGCTTGTCGCGACGCCGCCTGGGCGGAGCGTTTTCGCCGCGAGCCGCTGGCGCAGGTTTTTGCCGACTGGTACCAGCAGCCGGTTTTCGCCAGCTTAAGTACGCCACAGCGGGAAGCGCTTGTGGCGCTGCGCAGCCACAACAGCGGCGCCAGTCTTGCCGCGATGCTGGAGGCGACCTCCCTTGCCGTACAGCCCGACCTGCGCGCGCAACTCCGCGCCCGGCGCTACCCTGTTCATTATCTTTGCGGCGAGCGCGATGCGAAGTTTCGCGCCATTGCGCGCGACGTCGCCGCCACGACACATATTATTCATCATGCCGGGCATAACGCGCATCGGGAAAATCCTGCGGCGGTGGTGTCATGTCTGGCCCAGTTTTTAGCGAGTTAA
- the menB gene encoding 1,4-dihydroxy-2-naphthoyl-CoA synthase, protein MISLDEAMLYAPVEWHDCSEGYTDIRYQKSTDGMAKITINRPQVRNAFRPLTVKEMIQALSDARYDDNIGVIILTGEGDKAFCAGGDQKVRGDYGGYQDDSGVHHLNVLDFQRQIRTCPKPIVAMVAGYSIGGGHVLHMMCDLTIAAENAIFGQTGPKVGSFDGGWGASYMARIVGQKKAREIWFLCRQYDAQQALDMGLVNTVVPLADLEKETVRWCREMLQNSPMALRCLKAALNADCDGQAGLQELAGNATMLFYMTEEGQEGRNAFNQKRQPDFSKFKRNP, encoded by the coding sequence ATGATCTCTCTTGATGAAGCAATGCTCTACGCCCCTGTGGAATGGCACGATTGCTCCGAAGGCTACACCGACATTCGTTATCAGAAGTCGACGGACGGGATGGCTAAAATCACCATTAACCGCCCGCAGGTGCGCAATGCGTTCCGCCCGCTGACCGTGAAAGAGATGATTCAGGCGCTGTCCGATGCCCGATATGACGACAATATCGGCGTCATTATCCTCACCGGCGAAGGCGACAAAGCATTCTGCGCCGGCGGCGACCAGAAGGTACGCGGCGATTACGGCGGCTACCAGGATGATTCCGGCGTCCACCACCTGAACGTGCTGGATTTCCAGCGCCAGATCCGCACCTGCCCGAAACCGATTGTGGCGATGGTGGCGGGGTATTCCATCGGCGGCGGTCACGTTCTGCATATGATGTGCGATCTGACGATTGCCGCGGAAAATGCCATCTTCGGCCAGACCGGCCCGAAAGTCGGCTCATTTGACGGCGGCTGGGGCGCATCCTACATGGCGCGGATCGTCGGACAGAAAAAGGCGCGCGAAATCTGGTTCCTGTGCCGCCAGTACGATGCGCAGCAGGCGCTGGACATGGGGCTGGTCAACACCGTGGTCCCGCTGGCGGATCTGGAAAAAGAGACCGTCCGCTGGTGTCGCGAAATGCTGCAAAACAGCCCGATGGCGCTGCGCTGCCTGAAGGCGGCGCTGAATGCCGATTGCGATGGTCAGGCGGGGCTGCAGGAGCTGGCGGGGAACGCCACCATGCTGTTCTACATGACTGAAGAGGGGCAGGAAGGGCGCAACGCCTTCAACCAGAAACGTCAGCCGGACTTCAGCAAATTTAAACGGAATCCATAA
- the menC gene encoding o-succinylbenzoate synthase — protein sequence MRQAQVYRWQVPMDAGVVLRERRLKTRDGLFIHLQEGERQGWGEIAPLPGFSAETLEEAQSALVAWARAWRQGENLPEPSLPSVAFGVSCALAELNDDLPQEAEYRAVPLCTGDPDELFARLAALPGEKVAKVKIGLYEAVRDGMVVNLLLEAIPDLQLRLDANRAWTPLKAQQFAKYVHPQYRHRIAFLEEPCKTRDDSRAFARETGIAIAWDESLREADFRFQAEPGLRALVIKPTLTGSLRKVREQVATAHALGLTAVISSSIESSLGLTQLARIAAWLTPQTLPGLDTLALMRAQLVRPWPDSPLPCLNSDELEPLL from the coding sequence ATGCGTCAGGCGCAGGTTTACCGCTGGCAGGTACCGATGGACGCGGGCGTGGTGCTGCGCGAACGGCGGTTAAAAACTCGCGATGGACTGTTCATTCACCTGCAGGAGGGGGAACGCCAGGGATGGGGCGAAATTGCGCCTCTGCCGGGCTTTAGCGCGGAAACGCTGGAGGAGGCGCAGTCCGCGCTGGTGGCATGGGCGAGAGCCTGGCGGCAGGGCGAGAACCTGCCCGAGCCGTCTCTGCCTTCCGTGGCCTTCGGCGTCAGCTGTGCGCTGGCGGAGCTGAACGATGACCTGCCGCAGGAGGCGGAGTATCGCGCGGTGCCGCTGTGCACCGGCGACCCGGACGAACTGTTTGCCCGGCTGGCGGCACTGCCCGGTGAAAAGGTCGCGAAGGTCAAGATCGGCCTGTATGAAGCGGTGCGTGACGGCATGGTGGTTAACCTGCTGCTGGAAGCGATTCCCGACCTGCAGCTACGTCTGGACGCCAACCGCGCCTGGACGCCGCTCAAAGCGCAGCAGTTTGCGAAATATGTCCATCCGCAGTACCGCCACCGTATCGCCTTCCTTGAAGAACCGTGCAAAACCCGCGACGACTCGCGGGCTTTTGCCCGGGAAACCGGCATCGCGATTGCCTGGGATGAAAGCCTGCGTGAGGCGGATTTTCGTTTTCAGGCAGAGCCGGGTTTGCGTGCGCTGGTGATCAAGCCGACGCTCACCGGTAGCCTGCGTAAAGTGCGGGAGCAGGTTGCCACGGCTCATGCGCTGGGGCTGACGGCGGTGATCAGCTCATCGATCGAATCAAGCCTTGGACTGACGCAGCTGGCGCGGATTGCCGCCTGGCTGACGCCGCAGACCCTTCCCGGCCTGGATACGCTGGCATTGATGCGCGCGCAGCTGGTTCGCCCCTGGCCTGACAGCCCGTTACCCTGTCTGAACAGTGATGAGCTGGAGCCGCTGCTGTGA
- the menE gene encoding o-succinylbenzoate--CoA ligase, producing the protein MTFSDWPWRHWRQLRGEAPAVRLNDVVLNWRQLCAEVDALAGGFRAQGVNEGEGVLLRAYNQPSALLAWLALLQCGARVLPLNPQLPPSLLAALLPSLDLRYALVLNGDPLALDFVPLALQRTAGDSPLLWREERLASMTLTSGSTGLPKAAVHSCRAHLASAEGVLAMIPLASDDDWLLSLPLFHVSGQGILWRWLLAGARLTVGERQPLEQALQGCTHASLVPTQLWRLLNSEADVSLKAVLLGGAAIPVALTEQARARGIRCWCGYGLTEFASTVCGKEADGAPDVGQPLPGRALKIVEGEVWLRADSMAAGYWRDGGVLPLVNEQGWFATRDRGELREGKLTLLGRMDNLFFSGGESIQPEEVERVLLAHPQIQQAFIVPLDDAEFGQRPVAVVECDAQCDVTALAVWAQDKLARFQQPVRWLALPDSLKTGGIKISRRALRDWVNAAPGRQTC; encoded by the coding sequence GTGACCTTTAGCGACTGGCCATGGCGCCACTGGCGTCAGCTGCGTGGCGAGGCCCCGGCGGTACGCCTGAACGACGTTGTCCTGAACTGGCGGCAGCTGTGCGCCGAGGTTGACGCGCTGGCCGGCGGATTCCGCGCCCAGGGGGTTAATGAAGGAGAGGGCGTGCTGCTGCGAGCCTATAACCAGCCGTCGGCATTGCTGGCATGGCTGGCGCTGCTGCAGTGCGGCGCCCGGGTGCTTCCCCTCAATCCGCAGCTACCGCCTTCGCTGCTGGCGGCATTGTTACCCTCCCTCGATCTGCGTTATGCGCTGGTGCTGAACGGCGATCCGCTCGCCCTCGACTTTGTACCGCTGGCGCTGCAACGGACGGCGGGTGATTCGCCGCTGCTCTGGCGCGAAGAACGTCTGGCGTCAATGACGCTCACCTCCGGTTCTACGGGGTTGCCGAAGGCCGCTGTACACAGCTGTCGGGCGCATCTTGCCAGCGCCGAAGGTGTGCTGGCGATGATCCCGCTGGCGTCGGATGATGACTGGCTGCTGTCGCTGCCGCTGTTTCATGTTTCCGGCCAGGGTATTCTCTGGCGCTGGCTGCTGGCGGGCGCTCGCCTGACGGTAGGGGAAAGGCAACCGCTGGAACAGGCATTGCAAGGCTGTACGCATGCTTCGCTGGTGCCCACTCAGCTCTGGCGGTTGCTCAATAGCGAGGCCGATGTGTCGTTGAAGGCGGTGTTGCTGGGCGGTGCGGCGATTCCCGTCGCGCTGACCGAACAGGCGCGCGCCCGGGGCATTCGCTGCTGGTGTGGCTATGGTCTGACGGAGTTCGCCTCGACGGTATGCGGTAAAGAGGCGGATGGCGCGCCGGATGTCGGCCAGCCGCTGCCGGGGCGCGCGCTGAAAATCGTTGAGGGCGAGGTCTGGCTACGTGCCGACAGCATGGCCGCTGGCTACTGGCGCGATGGCGGGGTGCTGCCGCTGGTCAACGAACAGGGCTGGTTTGCCACTCGCGATCGCGGCGAGCTCAGGGAGGGCAAACTGACGCTGCTTGGGCGGATGGATAACCTCTTTTTCAGCGGTGGGGAAAGTATCCAGCCTGAAGAGGTGGAGCGGGTGCTGCTGGCGCATCCGCAGATTCAGCAGGCGTTTATCGTGCCGTTAGACGATGCGGAGTTTGGTCAGCGTCCGGTGGCGGTGGTGGAGTGCGATGCGCAGTGCGATGTCACCGCGCTGGCGGTCTGGGCCCAGGATAAGCTGGCCCGTTTTCAGCAGCCGGTACGCTGGCTGGCGTTACCTGATTCGTTGAAAACCGGCGGGATTAAAATCTCCCGCCGGGCATTACGTGACTGGGTTAATGCGGCGCCAGGCCGCCAGACCTGTTAA
- the nudI gene encoding nucleoside triphosphatase NudI yields MRQRTIVCPLIQNEGHYLLCKMADDRGVFPGQWALSGGGVEPGERIEEALRREIGEELGEALRLTQITPWTFRDDIRVKTYADGRQEEIYMIYLIFDCFSANREVTLNDEFQEYAWVKPQDLHRYDLNVATRKTLTQKGLL; encoded by the coding sequence ATGCGTCAAAGGACCATCGTCTGCCCGCTGATTCAGAATGAAGGGCACTATCTGCTCTGCAAAATGGCTGACGATCGCGGCGTTTTTCCCGGGCAGTGGGCACTTTCCGGCGGCGGCGTAGAACCGGGCGAACGGATTGAAGAGGCGCTACGTCGGGAGATTGGTGAGGAGCTCGGCGAGGCATTGCGGCTGACGCAGATTACGCCGTGGACCTTCCGCGATGATATTCGGGTCAAAACCTATGCCGACGGCCGTCAGGAAGAAATTTATATGATTTACCTGATTTTTGATTGCTTCAGCGCCAACCGCGAAGTCACCCTTAACGATGAATTTCAGGAGTATGCCTGGGTGAAACCGCAGGATTTGCACCGCTACGACCTGAATGTGGCGACCCGCAAAACGTTAACTCAGAAGGGCCTGCTCTGA
- a CDS encoding YfaZ family outer membrane protein, protein MKKRILFGLAGMMLVSTAANAISVTGQVGEHYTNLGVGLGTESSGLAVTGNWMHSDNDGDAAGLGLGLNLPLGPFLATVGGKGVYTNPKSGNEGYAAAVGGGLQWKIGDSFRLFGEYYYSPDSLSSGIQSYQEANAGASWTIMRPLSIEAGYRYLNLEGKDGNKDSTIADGPYVGVSASF, encoded by the coding sequence ATGAAAAAGCGCATTTTATTCGGCCTTGCCGGCATGATGTTGGTCTCTACGGCGGCAAATGCCATCAGCGTGACCGGCCAGGTTGGCGAGCACTACACCAATCTTGGCGTCGGTCTCGGGACTGAGTCATCCGGTCTGGCAGTAACCGGCAACTGGATGCACAGCGACAATGACGGCGACGCGGCGGGTTTGGGTCTTGGGCTGAATCTTCCGCTGGGGCCATTCCTCGCGACGGTTGGCGGTAAGGGCGTGTACACCAATCCGAAGAGCGGCAATGAAGGCTACGCGGCGGCCGTCGGCGGCGGCCTGCAGTGGAAAATCGGCGACAGCTTCCGTCTGTTCGGCGAATACTACTATTCCCCGGATTCACTCTCCAGCGGCATTCAGAGCTATCAGGAAGCTAACGCCGGCGCGAGCTGGACGATTATGCGGCCTCTGAGCATTGAAGCCGGCTATCGCTATCTGAACCTCGAAGGGAAAGACGGCAACAAAGACAGCACGATTGCCGATGGCCCGTACGTCGGCGTCAGCGCCAGCTTCTAA
- a CDS encoding nicotinamide mononucleotide deamidase-related protein YfaY produces the protein MINVEMLSTGDEVLHGQIVDTNAAWLADFFFNQGLPLTRRNTVGDDLDSLVAVLRERSEQADVLIVNGGLGPTSDDLSALAAATAKGEGLILHEAWLETMTRFFAERGRPMAASNRKQAEIPASAEMINNPVGTACGFAVQLNRCLMFFTPGVPSEFKVMVEQEILPRLRERFPLPAPPLCLRLTTFGRSESDLAQSLDPLALPPGVVMGYRSSMPIIELKLTGPAEQREAMLAIWPEVKKVAGESMIFEGTEGLPAQIARCLQARQLSLTLSEQFTGGLLALQLSRASVPLLASEVVPCQEESLAQSARWAAERRVNHFAGLALAVSGQEADHLNFVLSTPEGTHALRVKFSATRYSLTVRQQVCAMMALNMLRRWLNGQPVAGEHGWINVVDSVFIE, from the coding sequence ATGATAAATGTGGAAATGCTGTCCACCGGCGATGAAGTGTTGCACGGGCAAATCGTCGATACCAATGCCGCGTGGCTGGCCGATTTCTTTTTCAATCAGGGATTACCGTTAACGCGCCGCAACACCGTGGGCGACGACCTTGATTCCCTGGTCGCGGTGTTACGCGAACGCAGTGAACAGGCGGATGTGCTGATCGTCAACGGCGGCCTGGGGCCGACCAGTGACGATCTGAGTGCGCTGGCCGCTGCGACCGCCAAGGGCGAAGGACTGATTCTGCACGAAGCGTGGCTGGAAACGATGACTCGCTTCTTTGCCGAGCGCGGTCGCCCGATGGCCGCAAGTAACCGTAAGCAGGCGGAGATCCCCGCCAGCGCGGAGATGATCAACAATCCGGTGGGGACGGCCTGCGGTTTTGCCGTTCAGCTCAACCGCTGTCTGATGTTTTTCACCCCCGGCGTTCCGTCGGAATTCAAAGTGATGGTCGAGCAGGAGATTTTACCCCGCCTGCGTGAGCGTTTCCCGCTGCCAGCCCCGCCGCTGTGCCTGCGTCTGACGACTTTTGGCCGCTCGGAAAGCGATCTGGCGCAAAGCCTCGATCCGCTGGCGCTGCCGCCGGGCGTGGTCATGGGCTACCGCTCTTCAATGCCGATTATTGAGCTGAAGCTCACCGGTCCGGCAGAGCAGCGCGAAGCGATGCTGGCGATATGGCCGGAAGTGAAAAAAGTAGCGGGGGAGAGCATGATTTTCGAGGGCACCGAGGGGCTGCCCGCGCAGATCGCGCGTTGTTTACAGGCGCGCCAGCTGAGTCTGACGCTGAGTGAGCAGTTTACCGGCGGTTTGCTGGCGCTTCAGCTTTCGCGGGCAAGCGTGCCGCTGCTGGCAAGCGAAGTGGTCCCTTGCCAGGAAGAGTCGCTGGCGCAGTCCGCCCGCTGGGCCGCAGAACGGCGGGTCAATCATTTCGCGGGTCTGGCGCTGGCGGTGAGCGGCCAGGAGGCCGATCACCTGAATTTTGTCCTCTCGACGCCGGAAGGCACCCATGCGCTGCGGGTCAAATTTAGCGCCACTCGCTACAGCCTGACGGTTCGCCAGCAAGTCTGTGCCATGATGGCGCTGAATATGCTGCGTCGCTGGTTGAACGGTCAGCCGGTCGCCGGGGAGCATGGCTGGATTAACGTCGTGGACAGCGTGTTCATCGAGTGA